Proteins from a single region of Tamandua tetradactyla isolate mTamTet1 chromosome 12, mTamTet1.pri, whole genome shotgun sequence:
- the WDR89 gene encoding WD repeat-containing protein 89 isoform X2, giving the protein MEKIEEQFADLYIVKSSAGTEESTYLLGIDTSKTLQASKGSLVAVLCSNGSIRIYNKERLSILREFSGHPGLLNGVRFANSCDSVYSACTDGTVKCWDARLASEKPVQLFKGYPSNIFISFDISNNDHVICAGTEKVDDDALLIFWDARINSQDLSTAKDPLGAYSEAHSDDITQVCFHPSNPNMVVSGSTDGLVNVFDISVDNEEDALVTTCNSVSSISYIGWSGKDYKQIYCMTHDEGFCWWDLNHLNTDEPITRLNIQDVREVINIKEGPLDYLIGGLYHEKMDKLFVVGGTHTGRIHLMSCTPSGLSHVTSLLGGHAATVRSFCWNTQDDSLLTGGEDAQLLLWKSRALEKTFTKKDSMKIASSVHQRVRVHSNDSYKRRKKTVMLK; this is encoded by the coding sequence ATGGAGAAGATTGAGGAGCAATTTGCCGATCTATACATTGTTAAAAGTTCTGCAGGAACTGAAGAGTCCACTTACCTGCTAGGTATAGACACATCAAAGACTCTACAGGCATCAAAAGGAAGCTTGGTTGCTGTTTTATGTTCTAATGGATCAATcagaatatataataaagaaaGATTAAGCATACTACGAGAATTTAGTGGACATCCTGGTCTTCTTAATGGAGTCAGATTTGCAAATTCCTGTGACAGTGTATACTCGGCATGTACTGATGGCACTGTAAAATGTTGGGATGCTCGACTGGCCAGTGAAAAACCTGTCCAGCTATTCAAGGGCTACCCTTCCAATATTTTTATCAGTTTCGATATCAGCAATAATGATCATGTCATTTGTGCTGGTACAGAAAAAGTTGATGATGATGCATTGTTGATATTTTGGGATGCAAGAATTAATTCTCAGGATTTGTCTACTGCTAAAGACCCACTTGGTGCATATTCAGAGGCACATAGTGATGATATCACTCAAGTGTGTTTCCATCCCAGCAATCCTAACATGGTAGTGTCAGGTTCAACTGATGGCCTGGTAAATGTGTTTGATATTAGTGTTGATAATGAGGAGGACGCACTGGTTACAACCTGTAATTCAGTTTCATCAATAAGTTATATTGGTTGGTCTGGGAAAGATTATAAACAGATTTACTGTATGACGCACGATGAAGGGTTTTGTTGGTGGGATCTTAATCATCTGAACACTGATGAGCCAATCACACGTTTGAACATCCAGGATGTTAGAGAAGTGATTAACATTAAAGAAGGTCCTTTGGACTATTTGATTGGTGGTCTGTATCATGAAAAGATGGACAAGTTGTTTGTGGTTGGAGGAACACACACAGGAAGGATTCACTTGATGAGCTGTACCCCATCAGGATTGAGCCATGTGACCAGCCTTCTGGGAGGTCATGCTGCCACAGTCCGTTCTTTCTGTTGGAATACTCAGGATGATTCTTTGCTGACTGGGGGAGAAGATGCACAGTTGTTGCTCTGGAAATCTAGAGCTTTAGAGAAGACCTTTACAAAGAAAGATAGCATGAAAATAGCATCCTCTGTGCACCAAAGAGTTCGAGTTCATAGTAATGATTCTTacaagaggaggaaaaaaacagTGATGTTAAAATAG